A DNA window from Pseudomonas wuhanensis contains the following coding sequences:
- a CDS encoding AI-2E family transporter codes for MADTRRWFWLGGVVLLCAFVYLLHPILTPFLVALLLAYLFDPLVDRLEKYGLSRTWGVVAVFALFTLIVTALLLVLVPMLAKQLFRLYELAPQMLDWLQHTAVPWAQSKMGLSDGFWKFDKLKAAFSAHMGQTTDVVGMVLSQATASGLALIGWLANLVLIPVVSFYLLRDWDLMMAKIRSLLPRDREERVMSLAGECHEVLGAFVRGQLLVMLALGVIYAAGLMIVGLELGLLIGLIAGLAAIVPYMGFVIGIGAALIAGLFQFGGDLYPMIGIVAVFMVGQALEGMVLTPLLVGDRIGLHPVAVIFAILAGGELFGFTGVLLALPVAAVIMVLVRHVHDLYKDSDIYGGVEESEL; via the coding sequence ATGGCCGATACACGGCGTTGGTTCTGGCTCGGTGGGGTGGTCCTGCTTTGCGCGTTTGTTTACCTGTTGCACCCGATTCTGACACCGTTCCTGGTGGCGCTGTTGCTGGCTTATCTGTTCGACCCGCTGGTGGATCGGCTGGAGAAGTATGGTCTGTCACGGACCTGGGGCGTGGTGGCGGTGTTCGCGTTGTTCACATTGATCGTCACCGCGTTGCTGTTGGTATTGGTGCCGATGCTCGCCAAGCAGCTGTTTCGTTTGTATGAACTGGCGCCGCAGATGCTCGACTGGTTGCAGCACACCGCCGTGCCGTGGGCGCAATCGAAGATGGGGTTATCAGACGGTTTCTGGAAGTTCGACAAGCTCAAGGCGGCGTTCAGCGCGCACATGGGCCAGACCACCGATGTTGTCGGCATGGTACTGAGTCAGGCGACGGCTTCGGGCCTTGCGCTGATTGGCTGGCTGGCCAACCTGGTGCTGATTCCGGTGGTGAGTTTTTATCTGCTGCGTGACTGGGATCTGATGATGGCCAAGATCCGCAGCCTGCTGCCCCGTGATCGTGAAGAGCGCGTCATGTCCCTGGCGGGAGAATGCCATGAAGTGCTCGGGGCGTTCGTGCGCGGGCAATTGCTGGTGATGCTGGCCCTGGGCGTGATCTACGCCGCAGGCTTGATGATCGTCGGGCTGGAGCTGGGGCTGTTGATCGGTTTGATTGCCGGGTTGGCGGCGATCGTGCCGTACATGGGGTTCGTCATCGGGATTGGTGCGGCGTTGATTGCCGGTCTGTTCCAGTTCGGTGGCGATTTGTATCCCATGATCGGTATTGTCGCGGTGTTCATGGTCGGCCAGGCGCTGGAAGGCATGGTCCTGACGCCGTTGCTGGTGGGTGACCGGATCGGCCTGCACCCGGTGGCGGTGATCTTCGCGATCCTGGCCGGCGGTGAGCTGTTTGGTTTTACCGGTGTGTTGCTGGCGTTGCCGGTGGCGGCGGTAATCATGGTGCTGGTGCGTCACGTACACGATTTGTATAAGGATTCAGATATCTACGGCGGTGTCGAGGAATCCGAGCTGTAA
- a CDS encoding DUF2066 domain-containing protein, whose translation MRFLKFLFVGCLSVVSLTGHAETVKGLYQVREPVSSQTPEERDQATQRALDTLVLRLTGDPKAAQSPGLATVRKDPQQIISQFGYEAGPPQVLKVDFDPATTEQALRRAGLAMWGANRPSILGWWLNDSTEGSSLVGDGQASATPLLRAAQHRGLPLRLPLADLNEQIVATAPNLESADPAPLRGASDRYNADALLAVHAREEGGQWQAKWRLWLGDQKEAGSAQGADTAALADAVMLAVSQRLAPRFAAKPGASSEQLLEVQGMSLERYATLGRLLEPFGARLQSVDGDRVLYRVNGSPDQLRAQLSLARLQEIPAGEAPAPVAPVQPVVAGSTPVAAPAPAPTPQLRFRW comes from the coding sequence ATGCGTTTTCTTAAATTCTTGTTCGTGGGCTGTTTATCCGTGGTCAGCCTGACCGGTCATGCCGAAACTGTCAAAGGCCTCTACCAAGTGCGCGAGCCTGTCAGCAGCCAGACACCGGAGGAGCGCGATCAGGCAACTCAGCGGGCGCTGGATACGTTGGTGTTGCGCCTGACCGGCGACCCCAAGGCGGCGCAGAGCCCGGGTCTGGCGACCGTGCGCAAAGACCCTCAGCAGATCATCAGTCAGTTCGGTTATGAGGCCGGGCCGCCGCAGGTGCTGAAAGTCGATTTCGATCCGGCCACCACCGAACAGGCCTTGCGGCGTGCCGGGTTAGCCATGTGGGGCGCCAACCGACCGTCGATACTCGGCTGGTGGTTGAACGACTCCACTGAAGGTTCGAGCCTGGTCGGCGATGGCCAGGCCAGTGCCACGCCACTGCTTCGAGCGGCGCAACATCGCGGGCTGCCGCTGCGTTTGCCACTGGCAGACCTGAACGAGCAGATTGTCGCCACTGCGCCGAATCTGGAAAGTGCAGACCCGGCACCGCTGCGGGGCGCATCCGACCGTTACAATGCCGACGCGTTGCTGGCGGTGCATGCCCGTGAAGAGGGTGGCCAATGGCAAGCCAAGTGGCGTTTGTGGTTGGGCGATCAGAAAGAAGCCGGTAGCGCGCAGGGTGCTGATACCGCCGCGCTGGCCGATGCGGTGATGCTGGCGGTCAGCCAACGCCTGGCGCCGCGTTTTGCCGCCAAACCGGGTGCGTCGAGCGAGCAATTGCTGGAAGTGCAGGGGATGAGCCTGGAACGTTATGCGACGCTCGGGCGTTTGCTGGAGCCTTTTGGCGCGCGCCTGCAAAGCGTTGATGGCGACCGCGTGCTTTATCGGGTCAACGGCAGCCCCGATCAGTTGCGGGCGCAGTTGTCTTTGGCCAGGTTGCAGGAAATTCCGGCCGGTGAGGCGCCGGCCCCCGTGGCGCCTGTTCAACCCGTGGTTGCTGGCTCGACACCGGTCGCAGCGCCAGCCCCGGCACCGACGCCGCAGTTACGTTTTCGCTGGTAG